In Cataglyphis hispanica isolate Lineage 1 chromosome 10, ULB_Chis1_1.0, whole genome shotgun sequence, a genomic segment contains:
- the LOC126852436 gene encoding acetyl-CoA carboxylase isoform X2: protein MKRIKRFVLAENTEKDKNWKSSDNLLMRVSKTSINTKNGEPDVENTEDERANHLSTLGLTPSMSQGTVMIQTPNRLQEKDFTIATPEEFVHRFGGTKVINKVLIANNGIAAVKCMRSIRRWSYEMFKNERAVRFVVMVTPEDLKANAEYIKMADQYVPVPGGSNNNNYANVELIVDIAIRTQVHAVWAGWGHASENPKLPELLHKNNICFIGPSERAMWALGDKIASSIVAQTADVPTLPWSGSDLTAHYSGKKIKISSELFKKGCVATVEECLAVANKIGFPVMVKASEGGGGKGIRKVENAEELPALFKQVQTEIPGSPIFIMKLAKCARHLEVQLLADNYGNAISLFGRDCSIQRRHQKIIEEAPAVIAKPEVFEEMEKAAVRLAKMVGYVSAGTVEYLYDTSGRYYFLELNPRLQVEHPCTEMVSDVNLPAAQLQIAMGLPLHHIKDIRLLYGESPWGDSPIDFDQPHHKPQPWGHVIAARITSENPDEGFKPSSGTVQELNFRSSKNVWGYFSVGASGGLHEFADSQFGHCFSWGEDRIQARENLVIALKELSIRGDFRTTVEYLITLLETESFQQNNIDTAWLDALISERIHSDKPDVLLAVTCGALHIADRTITAAFTGFQTALEKGQIQASNDLDNVVDVELINDGYKYKVQAAKSGPNSYFLVMNGSYKEVEIHRMSDGGLLLSLDGASLTTYMREEVDRYRIMLGNQTCIFEKDNDPSLLRSPSAGKLINFLVEDGGHVNPGQAYAEIEVMKMVMTVTVSEAGSIFYVKRPGAVLEAGTLIAHLELDDPSLVTKAQEYTGPFPAAATLAVPEKLNHLHAKYRTALENTLAGYCLPDPFHLPRLRELIEKFMSSLRDPNLPLLELQEVIATISGRIPISVEKKIRKLMSLYERNITSILAQFPSQQIAAVIDGHAATLSKRAERDVFFLTTQAIVQLVQRYRNGIRGRMKTAVHELLRQYYTVESQFQQGHYDKCVSALIEKYKDDVATVTDMIFSHNQVTKKNVLVTMLIDHLWANEPGLTDELSNTLTELTSLNRTEHSRVALRARQVLIAAHQPAYELRHNQMESIFLSAVDMYGHDFHPENLQKLILSETSIFDILHDFFYHTNRAVCNAALEVYVRRAYISYEFTCLQHLELSGEIPLVYFQFVLPSNHPNRQNQSLIDYRAGAMVAFQDLEQFTQYADEVLDLLEDLSSPSPVVSTKLLDAVDAAGSESRHSTSINVSLSMATDGITTVAAPTNDKITEPVHILSIAVKDSGTEDDATMSRLFGDWCANNKDELISHGIRRVTFAVLKKRQFPKFFTYRQREGFVEDRIYRHLEPGCAFQLELNRMRTYDLEALPTSNQKMHLYLGQAKVAKGQQVTDYRFFIRSIIRHSDLITKEASFDYLHNEGERVLLEAMDELEVAFSHPLAKRTECNHIFLNFVPTVIMDPNRIEESVTSMVLRYGPRLWKLHVRQAEIKMTIRPAPGKPTSNVRLCIANDSGYSIDLHLYREATDPKTGIIHFESYPPTTANATNWRPGPMHGLPISTPYLTKDYLQAKRFQAQSAGTTYVYDLPDMFRQQVEKLWQKYIEERPLNDGQNPIIIPNPVMDVVELVLDGEQLVEQKRLPGENDVGMVAWRLTLYTPECPFGRDIILIANDLTYLIGSFGIREDLLFCRASEKARQLGCPRIYFAANSGARIGLAEEVKALFKIAWEEENEPEKGFKYIYLTPDDYARLASFNSVKASLIEDPAGESRYRITDIIGKDDGLGVENLKYAGLIAGETSRAYEEIITISIVSCRAIGIGTYLVRLGQRVIQIENSHIILTGYRALNTVLGREIYASNNQLGGTQIMYNNGVSHAIDARDMDGVATALKWLTYFPKNKGAPLPILLSVTDPIDREIAYVPTKTAYDPRWMLEGKYCNDSNAWESGFFDRGSWHEIMRPWAQTVVTGRARLGGIPCGVIAVETRTVELHLPADPANLDSEAKTISQAGQVWFPDSAYKTAQAIQDFGKEELPLFIFANWRGFSGGMKDMYEQIVKFGAYIVDGLRQYCKPIFVYIPPNGELRGGAWAVVDPTINPRCMEMFADNTSRGGVLEADAIVEIKFRNKDIVKTMHRVDSVIQKLKEKLSTVNTTEERIELEAQIRKREKILEPIYRQVAIYFADLHDTPERMLEKNTIQEIIPWKKARRLLYWRLRRRLLEEEIKNEILSTQPNLDVRQVGAMLRRWFIEDKGTTESYLWDQDEAATCWLEAQRKTDDSVVSRNIMCVKRDVVVTRIKEALDTYPEIRLNAVLEIAHRLQPAERAELQKTLSQLETTGQEQDTDILS, encoded by the exons ATGAAACGGATAAAGAGATTCGTCTTGGCGGAAAATACGGAGAAGGATAAAAACTGGAAGAGCTCGGACAATCTGTTGATGCGCGTGTCCAAAACGAGCATAAACACGAAGAACGGCGAGCCCGATGTGGAGAACACGGAAGACGAGAGAGCGAACCATCTGTCAACTTTAGGATTAAC GCCTAGCATGTCGCAGGGCACGGTGATGATTCAAACGCCAAATCGGCTCCAAGAGAAGGACTTCACTATCGCGACTCCCGAAGAATTTGTTCATCGTTTCGGAGGCACCAAGGTTATCAACAAG GTGCTGATCGCCAATAATGGTATCGCGGCAGTTAAATGCATGCGATCGATTCGACGTTGGTCGTATGAGATGTTTAAGAACGAGAGAGCTGTGCGTTTCGTGGTGATGGTCACTCCGGAAGATCTAAAAGCGAATGCGGAGTACATCAAAATGGCAGACCAGTACGTACCAGTACCGGGTggcagcaacaacaacaattaCGCTAACGTGGAACTAATCGTCGATATCGCGATACGTACTCAGGTCCATGCAGTTTGGGCCGGATGGGGCCACGCTTCTGAAAATCCAAAACTTCCGGAATTGCTCCACAAAAATAACATCTGCTTTAttg GACCGTCCGAGAGAGCCATGTGGGCTTTAGGTGACAAAATCGCATCCAGCATAGTTGCTCAAACTGCGGATGTGCCGACTCTTCCTTGGTCAGGATCGGATTTGACAGCGCATTACAGtggaaaaaagattaagataTCGTCGGAACTTTTCAAGAAGGGATGCGTCGCCACTGTAGAAGAATGTCTGGCGGTGGCAAACAAGATTGGCTTCCCGGTCATGGTGAAGGCAAGCGAGGGTGGCGGCGGTAAAGGCATCAGAAAAGTTGAAAACGCCGAGGAATTACCCGCATTATTCAA acAAGTGCAGACAGAAATACCTGGTTCGCCAATATTTATCATGAAGCTGGCCAAATGTGCTCGGCATTTAGAAGTACAATTATTAGCTGATAATTATGGTAACGCGATATCGCTGTTTGGACGCGATTGCTCTATTCAAAGGAgacatcaaaaaattattgaggAGGCGCCGGCTGTGATTGCTAAGCCGGAGGTTTTTGAAGAGATGGAAaag GCCGCTGTGAGACTAGCAAAAATGGTAGGATATGTCAGCGCGGGTACCGTGGAATATCTATATGACACGTCTGGCAGATATTACTTCTTGGAGTTGAATCCGCGCCTTCAGGTGGAACATCCTTGTACTGAAATGGTGTCGGATGTAAACTTGCCAGCGGCCCAATTACAAATAGCGATGGGCTTACCCTTACATCACATCAAGGATATACGTCTTTTATATGGTGAAAGCCCCTGGGGTGATAGCCCGATTGATTTTGATCAGCCGCATCACAAGCCTCAACCTTGGGGTCACGTAATCGCAGCTAGAATCACCAGCGAAAATCCCGACGAAG GCTTTAAACCGAGTTCCGGGACGGTGCAAGAGTTGAATTTTCGATCTTCCAAGAACGTATGGGGCTATTTCTCGGTCGGTGCTTCGGGGGGACTTCATGAATTTGCTGACTCGCAATTTGGTCATTGTTTCTCATGGGGCGAAGACCGCATTCAGGCTAGAGAAAATTTAGTCATAGCCCTGAAAGAATTAAGTATTAGGGGCGATTTTAGGACCACAGTTGAATATCTCATTACTCTTCTGGAAACAGAATCCTTTCAACAGAATAATATAGACACCGCTTGGCTCGACGCACTGATCTCGGAACGTATCCATAGCGATAAACCAGACGTCTTACTGGCTGTCACCTGCGGAGCACTTCATATCGCCGATAGAACAATCACAGCCGCTTTTACTGGATTTCAGACCGCCTTGGAAAAAGGTCAAATACAGGCTAGCAATGATTTAGACAACGTTGTTGAT GTAGAGCTTATCAACGATGGATATAAGTACAAAGTACAAGCTGCCAAATCCGGTCCCAATAGCTATTTTCTCGTGATGAACGGTTCTTACAAAGAGGTTGAAATTCATCGCATGTCAGACGGAGGTTTGCTGCTTTCACTGGACGGTGCGAGTCTCACGACTTATATGCGGGAGGAGGTGGATCGTTATAGAATCATGTTGGGAAATCAGacatgtatttttgaaaaggaCAACGATCCATCTTTACTGAGATCACCATCGGCCGGCAAGCTAATCAATTTTTTGGTCGAAGACGGCGGTCATGTGAATCCCGGTCAGGCGTATGCCGAAATTGAAGTGATGAAAATGGTCATGACTGTTACTGTTAGCGAAGCGGGTAGCATTTTTTACGTGAAGCGACCTGGTGCTGTACTGGAAGCCGGTACTCTGATAGCGCATCTCGAATTGGACGATCCGTCGCTGGTGACGAAAGCGCAAGAGTACACGGGACCGTTCCCAGCAGCGGCCACGCTCGCTGTACCGGAGAAATTAAATCATCTTCATGCTAAATATCGAACCGCCTTGGAAAATACATTGGCTGGATATTGTCTGCCGGATCCGTTCCACTTGCCACGTTTGCGAGAACTAATCGAGAAATTCATGAGTTCGTTGCGCGATCCCAATTTACCGTTGTTGGAATTGCAGGAGGTAATTGCAACAATATCCGGTAGAATCCCCATTTCGGTAGAGAAGAAGATTCGCAAATTGATGTCATTATACGAGCGAAACATCACGTCGATCTTAGCCCAATTTCCTAGTCAACAGATTGCTGCCGTGATCGATGGACATGCGGCGACTCTGTCCAAGAGAGCCGAACGCGATGTATTTTTCTTGACGACTCAAGCCATCGTGCAACTCGTACAGAGATATCGAAATGGTATACGAGGTCGAATGAAAACCGCCGTGCACGAACTACTGCGACAATATTATACGGTCGAGAGCCAGTTCCAGCAGGGTCATTATGACAAATGCGTTTCCGCGCTGATAGAGAAGTACAAGGACGACGTGGCAACCGTCACTGATATGATTTTCAGTCACAATCAAGTGACGAAGAAGAACGTCTTAGTCACTATGCTGATCGATCATTTATGGGCCAACGAGCCCGGTCTTACCGATGAGCTTTCGAACACATTGACCGAACTGACTAGCTTGAATCGCACGGAACACAGTCGTGTTGCATTGAGAGCCAGACAAGTGTTGATTGCAGCCCATCAACCCGCCTACGAGCTTAGACACAATCAAATGGAGTCGATATTTCTTTCGGCAGTGGATATGTACGGGCATGACTTTCATCCAGAGAATTTGCAGAAGCTCATTCTTTCAGAAACGTCCATCTTTGATATTCTTCATGACTTCTTTTATCATACTAATCGCGCAGTGTGTAATGCCGCTTTGGAAGTCTATGTTCGACGAGCTTACATTAGTTATGAATTCACATGTTTGCAACATCTAGAGCTATCCGGCGAGATTCCGCTGGTATATTTCCAATTCGTTTTACCCAGCAATCATCCGAATCGTCAGAATCAATCTTTGATAGATTATAGAGCCGGCGCGATGGTGGCTTTCCAGGATCTCGAGCAATTCACCCAATATGCAGACGAAGTCTTAGATCTGTTGGAAGATCTGTCGAGTCCTTCACCGGTAGTATCTACGAAATTGTTGGATGCGGTGGACGCTGCCGGCAGCGAGTCGCGGCACAGCACATCCATCAACGTGTCCTTGAGCATGGCGACGGATGGAATAACGACCGTGGCGGCGCCGACCAACGACAAAATCACCGAACCGGTTCACATATTGAGTATTGCAGTCAAGGATAGTGGCACTGAAGATGATGCCACTATGTCTCGATTATTTGGAGATTGGTGCGCTAACAACAAAGATGAATTGATATCCCACGGGATTCGTAGAGTAACGTTCGCCGTGCTCAAGAAAAGACAATTCCCCAAGTTCTTTACCTACCGTCAGCGAGAGGGTTTCGTTGAAGACAGAATCTATCGGCATCTCGAGCCCGGTTGTGCCTTCCAATTGGAATTAAATCGTATGCGAACATACGATCTTGAGGCACTTCCGACGTCGAATCAAAAGATGCATCTGTATCTCGGCCAAGCCAAAGTCGCCAAGGGCCAGCAAGTTACCGATTATCGTTTTTTCATTCGTTCAATTATACGTCACTCTGATCTTATCACGAAGGAGGCAAGTTTCGATTATCTTCACAACGAAGGCGAACGCGTTTTGCTCGAGGCTATGGACGAATTAGAGGTCGCGTTTTCGCATCCTCTTGCTAAACGCACTGAGTGTAATCATATCTTCTTGAATTTCGTACCCACAGTCATTATGGATCCAAATAGAATAGAGGAGAGTGTGACTAGTATGGTGTTGCGATACGGGCCGAGATTATGGAAGTTGCACGTACGACAAGCGGAGATCAAGATGACCATACGGCCCGCGCCAGGAAAACCGACCTCTAACGTGCGCCTTTGTATCGCCAATGACAGCGGATACAGCATCGATTTACATCTTTATAGGGAGGCCACTGATCCCAAGACGGGTATCATCCATTTCGAGTCTTATCCACCCACAACGGCGAATGCAACGAATTGGAGACCGGGTCCTATGCACGGATTACCGATCTCCACGCCGTACCTGACCAAGGATTATCTTCAGGCAAAGAGATTCCAGGCGCAGAGCGCCGGTACTACTTACGTCTACGATTTGCCGGACATGTTTCGACAACAAGTCGAGAAATTATGGCAAAAATACATAGAAGAGAGGCCATTGAATGATGGTCAGAATCCGATCATCATTCCTAATCCAGTCATGGACGTCGTGGAGTTGGTGCTAGATGGGGAACAATTAGTTGAACAGAAGCGACTGCCAGGCGAGAACGATGTCGGCATGGTCGCGTGGCGATTGACCTTGTATACTCCGGAATGCCCGTTCGGTCGGGACATTATACTCATCGCCAATGATCTTACTTATCTAATAGGCTCGTTCGGAATACGCGAGGATTTACTGTTTTGCAGAGCTTCCGAGAAGGCGAGACAGCTTGGATGTCCGCGGATATATTTTGCTGCCAATTCCGGCGCCCGTATTGGTCTGGCAGAGGAAGTAAAGGCTCTTTTCAAAATCGCGTGGGAAGAGGAGAACGAACCGGAGAAAggcttcaaatatatatatctcacgcCGGATGATTATGCGCGTCTAGCATCTTTTAATTCGGTGAAGGCTTCACTAATCGAAGATCCCGCGGGCGAGTCCCGTTACAGGATCACAGATATTATCGGCAAGGACGACGGCTTAGGAGTGGAAAATCTCAAGTACGCCGGTTTGATCGCAGGCGAAACGTCACGGGCCTACGAGGagataattacaatttctatAGTATCGTGCCGTGCAATTGGTATCGGCACTTATCTAGTGCGTCTCGGCCAGAGGGTGATACAGATCGAGAACTCGCACATTATTTTGACCGGTTATCGAGCGTTAAACACCGTACTGGGTCGCGAGATTTACGCCAGCAACAATCAGCTGGGTGGCACGCAAATTATGTACAACAACGGAGTGTCTCATGCGATCGATGCCCGGGACATGGACGGAGTGGCGACCGCCTTAAAGTGGCTCACTTACTTCCCCAAAAACAAGGGTGCCCCATTACCGATACTATTATCCGTTACGGATCCGATCGATCGTGAAATTGCTTATGTGCCTACGAAAACAGCCTACGATCCGAGATGGATGCTAGAAGGCAAATATTGCAACGATTCAAATGCTTGGGAGAGCGGCTTCTTCGACCGAGGTTCCTGGCAC GAAATAATGAGGCCGTGGGCGCAAACTGTGGTGACCGGACGAGCCAGACTTGGTGGTATACCGTGCGGCGTTATCGCCGTTGAAACGAGGACCGTCGAACTGCATTTGCCGGCCGATCCAGCCAATCTGGATTCCGAAGCTAAAACCATATCTCAAGCGGGACAAGTTTGGTTCCCAGACAGCGCGTACAAAACTGCACAGGCTATCCAAGATTTTGGAAAGGAGGAGCTACCGTTATTTATCTTTGCTAATTGGAGAGGCTTCTCCGGAGGCATGAAAG aCATGTACGAACAAATTGTCAAGTTCGGCGCGTACATCGTTGATGGGCTGCGGCAATATTGCAAGCCGATATTCGTTTATATCCCACCGAATGGAGAACTCAGAGGTGGTGCTTGGGCGGTCGTGGATCCTACGATAAATCCTCGTTGCATGGAGATGTTTGCCGACAATACTAGCAGAGGTGGCGTCTTGGAAGCCGATGCGattgtagaaattaaatttcgaaacAAGGACATTGTGAAAACAATGCATAGAGTCGATTCCGTTATACAAAAGTTAAAG gagAAATTGTCAACTGTAAATACAACGGAGGAACGAATTGAGCTCGAAGCACAGATTCGTAAACGCGAGAAGATTCTAGAACCAATTTACCGTCAAGTCGCCATTTATTTCGCCGACTTGCATGACACGCCGGAGAGAATGTTAGAGAAGAATACGATTCAAGAGATAATACCATGGAAGAAGGCACGACGGTTACTTTACTGGCGATTACGACGCAGGCTTCTAGAGGAAGAAATTAAGAATGAAATCTTATCGACACAGCCGAATCTCGATGTCAGGCAAGTGGGAGCAATGTTGCGGCGCTGGTTTATCGAGGACAAGGGAACGACGGAATCGTACTTGTGGGATCAAGATGAGGCTGCGACCTGTTGGTTAGAGGCACAACGTAAAACGGACGATAGTGTCGTGTCGCGAAATATAATGTGCGTAAAAAGAGACGTGGTGGTGACGCGTATCAAGGAGGCTCTGGATACCTATCCGGAAATCAGACTGAACGCGGTTCTGGAAATTGCGCACAGATTGCAACCGGCCGAACGAGCAGAGTTGCAGAAAACTTTGTCGCAATTGGAAACAACGGGGCAAGAGCAGGACACGGACATTTTGTCCTGA